AGACTAGTTAGAGGTGATGGTCTGTACGCGCAAAAAGGGCTCTCTCTATATAGTTAAGGTGCCGGGAAGATGTCAAGATTCTTTCCCTTCCTGTCCAGGGCCCAGGCACTTCCGCTGTGTCTTCTGGGTCCTGGGTGTGAGGACTAGGACAGGCCTGCTCAGGATGCTGTCCCGGGCTGTCATTTGTTCCCACAGGCGCTCTTCGTGGTGCTGCTCCTCGGATGGCTTTTTGTGCCAGTGTATCTGACCGCTGGTGTGATCACAATGCCTCAGTACCTCCGCAAGCGCTTTGGTGGGCACCGTATTCGCCTCTACCTGTCCGTGCTCTCGCTTTTTTTGTACATTTTCACCAAGATCTCGGTGAGCACGTGTGGTGGGCGGTACAGACGCTTAGAAAGGTAGAACCACCCAGTGAAGTCTTCAGAGACCTCTGGAAGGGGCGGGAACAAGGAGAAAAGCAAGAATCAGCATGAGGGGTGGGGCCTGGAAAGAGCAAGTCTCCAAGCTGTGGGTACAGTACTCGGGACCTGGGAAGACCAGGttgttgccaggtgtggtggcacatgcctttaatcccagcacttgggaggcagaggcactcagatttctgagttcgaggccagcctggtctgcaaagtgagttccaggacagcaaaaaaaaaagaatgggtttTTGAGGTATGGCCACACAGGATGGATGGTTTCCAGGCAGGCATTGGACCTGAATCTCTGCCTTGGCCTCTCATTTATGTATATGCTCTCTCCTGAAAGGTGGATATGTTCTCTGGGGCAGTATTCATTCAACAGGCCCTGGGCTGGAACATTTACGCTTCGGTCATCGCTCTCTTGGGCATCACCATGATTTATACTGTGACAGGTGGCTGCATGGGAGTGGCGGGGTGGGAGGCAAGGAGCTTGAGGGTGGTGACAGAGAGCTGGCAACGTAAGAGGGGAGCCGTTGGTTCTATTGGGAAACAGGAACGTGAGACAGAGCTACAGAAGTGTGATATCATACAAGTAGAATTAACTCTGGGGAAAACAAATCCCCTTGCTTTCAATGTCCCTTGGATTTGGACTGTAAGGTCAGGTACCCAACGAGTGCTGAGGGAGTCTCAATAGTGAGAAGGCGGGAAATAATTTacaagcttctggccttcttggaTGTCTCAAGAGTTGACCTGGTGAATCTCCGAGATCTTTGGCTAAATTCTGTGCAGTTCCCAGGATTCCAGATCATGCACACAATGGGTAGGGTGGTGCCAAAGTGGGCTTGGGGCCTGCTGCAGGACGGGGTGCAAGGAAGGCCTGGGCCTTATCACCCCACCCTATCACCCAGTGGAGAAAACAGGCTAAGCAGTGGCTTGTATAGGAGACTTGCACTACAAGCATTCCTGGCCAAGAAAGAATCATTGGACTCTCAAATGATCTCTGAATCAAACGCAACTCTGCCTCCCGGTGCCCCAGTGCACAAGCCCAACCTCATTCTTATAAACTCTGTTCTCTAGAATGGGTCCTTTTCTTGGTCTCAAAAACCATGGGTGCCAGGGGCCAGCAACTGTGCTGTCCTTCGTTGACTGGGGCTTGTTGCAGGAGGGCTGGCGGCACTGATGTACACAGACACTGTGCAGACCTTCGTCATTCTTGCCGGGGCCTTCATCCTCACTGGTTATGGTACGGGCTTTACCCACTGTGGGCAGGGCATGGCTCTTTGCTGCCGCAGAGCTTTTAATGTAAGGGGCTGGAACCTTGCTTGTCTCTGCCAATGTGGGTCCTAAGGAGGGCCAGATCCCCTGACAACCCTGCCTGCACAGCTTTCCATGAAGTGGGCGGGTACTCGGGTCTCTTCGACAAATACCTGGGAGCAATGACTTCACTGACGGTGTCCAAGGATCCATCTGTTGGCAACATCTCCAGCACCTGCTACCAGCCGAGGCCTGACTCCTATCACCTGCTGCGTGACCCTGTGACAGGAGACCTGCCATGGCCTGCGCTGCTCCTGGGGCTTACCATTGTCTCGGGCTGGTATTGGTGCAGCGATCAGGTAGGTCAAGGCGTGCCAGGgatggtgtgtgtgcacgtgcccgGGACAGAACTCTAAATGCCCTGTGCTGGTCGACGGTGACACCGCCCTTTGGAGTTAGGTTGAATCAGGCCCTGAGCTGATAGATCATGCCAGGGTGAACCATGAAGTCAGAATCCAGTGGCAGGATCGGAGGATGGAGGTGTAGCAGGGGCTCTGTAGAGCTGGAGGTTGGGTATGAATCAGAGTGGGGTTGCAGGTTAGTGCTAAGGGGCCATGGAGAGCAGAGGCAAGGCCTGTGGGCTGTGAGTTACAGGGATGACCTATATATCTGGATATCCCCTTATCCCATGTGAATTACAGGGATGACCTATATATCTGGATGCCCCTTATCCCATGTGAGTTACAGAGATGACCTATATATCTGGATATACCTTATCCCATGTGAGTTACAGGGATGACCTATATATCTGGATACCCCTTATCCCATGTGAGTTACAGGGATGACCTATATATCTGGATACCCCTTATCCCATGTGAGTTACAGGGATGACCTATATATCTGGATATCCCCTTATCCCATGTGAGTTACAGGGATGACCTATATATCTGGATGCCCCTTATCCCATGTGAGTTACAGGGATGACCTATATATCTGGATGCCCCTTATCCCATGTGAGTTACAGGGATGACCTATATATCTGGATGCCCCTTATCCCATGTGAGTTACAGGGATGACCTATATATCTGGATGCCCCTTATCCCAGGTAATAGTGCAGCGGTGCCTGGCTGGAAAGAATCTGACTCACATCAAAGCTGGGTGCATCTTGTGTGGCTACCTGAAGCTGATGCCCATGTTCCTCATGGTCATGCCAGGCATGATCAGCCGCATTCTCTACCCAGGTACTGTCTGCATCACCCCAGCCTCAGCAGTACTGTGACCCACATccagatcccccccccctttttttttttgctcaaggATTCAAGTGCCTGCCAGTTATACCTGCTACTATCCTAAGAGCTGGGGACCTGATTCGCCGTTCACACTAGGCTTCAGGGACCCTCGTTTCCAGATCCTGGTCCTTCCTAGCCACCTTATAGCTTCTTTCTTGCAGATGAGGTGGCATGTGTGGTACCTGAGGTGTGTAAGCGGGTGTGTGGCACTGAGGTGGGCTGCTCTAACATCGCCTACCCACGGCTCGTGGTGAAGCTCATGCCCAATGGTGAGTGAGGGCTGGAAATGGATTGCCCTTGGCCAAGCCTGCAGGGACTGCCTGTGGGAGGGTCACCTCACCAACCCTTCACCACCTTGAACGCACTGAAGGCCTTGGCCTGACAGCTCCTGTTGGCCACAGGTCTGCGCGGACTCATGCTGGCAGTCATGCTGGCTGCCCTCATGTCTTCTCTGGCATCCATCTTTAACAGCAGTAGCACGCTCTTCACCATGGATATCTACACGCGCCTGCGGCCCCGTGCAGGTGATAAGGAGCTGCTGCTAGTTGGAAGGTGTGGCCTGGCTCCCACCCTGCTCCATTATTGACCCTGGGATGTGGGCGGAGCACCAGGAGGGTAATGGGGAAGGCGGGGCTTCAGTGAAATCTGATTGTCCTCAACTACAGGCTCTGGGTGGTATTCATCGTGGCGGTGTCCGTGGCTTGGCTGCCAGTGGTGCAGGCAGCTCAGGGTGGGCAGCTCTTCGATTACATTCAGTCTGTCTCCAGCTATCTGGCACCTCCAGTGTCTGCGGTCTTTGTGCTTGCACTCTTTGTGCCCCGTGTTAATGAGAAGGTGAGAAGGGCACGTTTTCGTGAACTTGAACTCCGGGTGAGGCTTGGGCAGCTTGAGTAGGCTAACGCTGTTTCTCCCGTAGGGAGCCTTCTGGGGACTAGTTGGGGGCCTGCTGATGGGCCTAGCTCGTCTCATACCCGAGTTCTTCTTTGGCTCGGGCAGCTGTGTGCGACCCTCAGCGTGCCCGGCACTCTTCTGTCGGGTACACTACCTCTATTTCGCCATCATTCTCTTCATCTGCTCTGGCATCCTCACACTTGGAATCTCCCTGTGCACTGCGCCCATCCCTCAGAAGCATGTAAGTGCTGGCCAACGGGGCCGGGAGACCACAAGAACTGTATGGGATAGATGAGCCCTTTCACCCCCTTAGCCAGTCTGCTTTAAGGAacgcccacagaggccagaggcctgCAGTATGAAGCGGTCTCCAGGACAAGCACATTTACTTGACATTTTTGGGAAGCAGAGCAAATGACAATAGGAATATGAAGTATCAGAACTGAAGAACTATGATTCTCGGTGTAGACCTAAAACTTGGGGTGAAACACGGGACTGGGCAGGGCCGAAGACTTTAATGCTAGATGAAGAGCTCGGGGTTCAG
This Mus musculus strain C57BL/6J chromosome 7, GRCm38.p6 C57BL/6J DNA region includes the following protein-coding sequences:
- the Slc5a2 gene encoding sodium/glucose cotransporter 2, producing the protein MEQHVEAGSELGEQKVLIDNPADILVIAAYFLLVIGVGLWSMFRTNRGTVGGYFLAGRSMVWWPVGASLFASNIGSGHFVGLAGTGAASGLAVAGFEWNALFVVLLLGWLFVPVYLTAGVITMPQYLRKRFGGHRIRLYLSVLSLFLYIFTKISVDMFSGAVFIQQALGWNIYASVIALLGITMIYTVTGGLAALMYTDTVQTFVILAGAFILTGYAFHEVGGYSGLFDKYLGAMTSLTVSKDPSVGNISSTCYQPRPDSYHLLRDPVTGDLPWPALLLGLTIVSGWYWCSDQVIVQRCLAGKNLTHIKAGCILCGYLKLMPMFLMVMPGMISRILYPDEVACVVPEVCKRVCGTEVGCSNIAYPRLVVKLMPNGLRGLMLAVMLAALMSSLASIFNSSSTLFTMDIYTRLRPRAGDKELLLVGRLWVVFIVAVSVAWLPVVQAAQGGQLFDYIQSVSSYLAPPVSAVFVLALFVPRVNEKGAFWGLVGGLLMGLARLIPEFFFGSGSCVRPSACPALFCRVHYLYFAIILFICSGILTLGISLCTAPIPQKHLHRLVFSLRHSKEEREDLDADELEGPAPAPVQNGGQECAMEMEEVQSPAPGLLRRCLLWFCGMSKSGSGSPPPTTEEVAATTRRLEDISEDPRWARVVNLNALLMMTVAVFLWGFYA